The sequence AGAAAAGTGTCTAAAGggggaataagagagaggttTTTTTggcagaaaatgaaattatattagaagaacaaagaatCATACAATAAGATTAGAGAAGTTAAGGGGAGGAAATGATAACCAAGCAAAATGGAGATTCCCATTACACAGCTGACTAGCTAACCATCTAGGCGGAGAgttcttatttttatgaatagaAAAGAAACTGATAGAGCCAAAAAACAAAGAAGTCTTTCTCTTACTTGATTTACAGCGCTACAACACTCCAAAGGAACCTGAGAACCCTTAGAGAAAGCATTCACTTGTTCTCATGAAAGTATCAACATTTTGTAGGCCAATACTTGAAACCCGTTGGGACAGAGACATCGCATAAGCTTCAGCAGCCACTTTAGAAATGCTTGGCAAGGAGAACCGATATTCTATCCGCTAGAGTTCCTCTATCCTTCCTACATAAAATAGCCACATCATCCAAATGttgaacttaaaaaaaaagaacattaGAATGCTCCACAATGTTATGTGTTGCTTGTTGAAACAACTGAGAATGGACAACAAAAACATTTAAAAGTTCATTAGTTAAGGAATCCCTAGTTTGGGCAATTCTGATAGAGACAGAAGACTTCTTGAAAACCATAAAAGGAACCCTAGTCTAGAAAGGTTGTTTATAGCTTGATTTTCTTTCCAAGTCCTTATCACAACTTCTTTTCCATCAGCGAAGTTGGTACTAGGATCGCCAGAAGGAACACGTGATAGTGAGGAGGAAGAACAAGCCTGCTTGATCATAGGGCAGTAAAGGAGGGCATGTTCAACAGATTCCCTATTCTGAAAACAGAATTAGCAGGTGTCGTCTTGAATAATTGTCCTCCTATACAAAACAGATCCCACAGGAATAACCTACTTCGCAGCTCTCCAAACGAAAGTTCTAATTCTCGGAAGAAGGTGTAACCTCCAAATAGAATTTCAAAGATTTAGGATTATCCCTGTCCGAGAATGCGATGTTTCCATGACCAAGAGTATCTAAATGAGATTGCAAAGCATAATAATATTCAGacttaacaaaatattttcctCTTCTGGTGAATTTCGAGAACCATCTATCTTGCTGATCAGAAGGACCTATCTGACATATCTATATAGCCTTAATCTCAGCACTACTTAAGAGGCCAAAGAGATATTAGTAATCCATCTCCCATTAGAAATAATGTCACAAACTCTATGAAGAGGATATCAACAAGCTTAGCAGAACATAATTTAAAACCCGAAGGACTGGGGAACCGGGGTCTTCCTACATAAAAGAAGATTGGCCATTTTCCACGAGTTCGAAAGCTCTAGAGATTAGAACTTGTCTAGCAACTATGACACTTCTCCAGCCCTAGAAAAGGTTGCTACCAACTTGGACCTTCGAAAAGGAgcaataaggaaaataaatagcTTCGATCACTCTAGCCCTGAAGGAATTAGGGTTCTGAATTAGACCCCATGACACttatatatagttatataataaataattactagAAATTAAGTAGagatattaaattagtttgaATAAGTGAAAAGAGATGAAAGCATATATTCTTAAGAACATAAAAAAGGATTTTTCATGCTTGCTTGCTTTTTTTAAGAAGAAGTATAAAGGACCATATATGTAGGTTgatatttctcaattttaaatatgtaatttaaaaaaaaaaaaacagtttgTATAGTTTAATCAGTTGAcaacattaaatatattactaacAACATGAAATATGTTCCACTGGCATTGTCCgaaaataaatattccactGGCATGGATCATTATTTTACTGATGTGGCACATGTTTCGATGatgtgaatttttttttttctgatgtGGTGCTAATAGGGTATTGTTATtgtgattatttattatttttttttattttttggtactaattattataattattgtaaatGATCATGATCACTGAGTGcgttaaataaatataaaatatgcgATTCTCTaattaaaacagaaaattTGCACGCAGTAACAAAGAGACTTAGACTATTTTGGATTATTAGCTAAATTGATGCAGttttattaaatctaaaaagatatactaactttataaattaaaataagactAAGTATTAACTTAAATGTTAAAGTCATTGTAATAAATAAGTTAAGgaatctaattaataaaatgaaaataaaaagtttgtaaaaatttaaactaatttacTGGTGTTAGCTGTTAGTGAGAATATAATACATTAAATAACCAAACATACAATAAACGTGATTTAAAAGCTTGATTTGAgctaaaagtaattaaaatgaGGTAAATAATTGCATTGAGCTAGGaacataaacttaaaatatatattgcaGTAAATAGAAAGCTAATGATTTAAAAGCAgtgaattataaaattgttgaaaagtaatttaaatgatcgtttgaaaattaaaattgaaagctTAATAGttcttgtaaaaaataaacgctaaaaattgatatgttaagaataaataaataaaactcgAAGTTTGATTTGTTTGATTGGTTAGCTAGGATTTGCTCTCTAAGAgattttcctttatttataGACATATATGACTTTGTAATTTTCACATTTCACTTCTTTAACTTACTTAATATGTTCTCCATTTCATGACAACTTGCTTTTAATTGCAGAAGATTTTTCAACTATCATACACTACCCTCACTTTGTAATTTATTTCCGACTTTACAAAAACATGTTTTGACattcaaaaatttctataattattttttcacatCATTATATCCTTATTTATCGTAATGATTATTAACTAACTCTTGACTTATGgactgaaaaattaatatgggTTTCGATCTGTATCGTGGTCGGAGTTCATGAACTTAAGATTTGAATAgaattaaatgagttattttattgagttcCTCTAAAATTGAGTTTATGCtggtattaaatttgaatttaaatacgtatatttattctatattGAAGTCAACCGATTGACATAGAGAGAAGTTCTATGAAGAAACAATCCCACCGTAAAAGAACAACAGCTAAATCGATGCATTGCTTATTCCCTCAAGCTTTCAAAGATCGGATTCTTCCTCTTGGGTTCCTTCACTTGGAGTAGTGAATGTGAACTTCTGCCCGTAGATGCGGTTGATTCGGGTAACCTTGTGGTTTCATCCCTAATTACTAATGTAATTTTCTAATGCGAGCTTATGAATCTTCATATAAAAATgcagtaaaataaaaaaaaaaattatagaatatattatttttaaaaggcCAACTAGtctaaaaagaattcaaatttttgaGATACTTTGCTATTTtagtcaattttttaaaaattattaatttagccgtaatttgattaattgaaaGTAAATTTAGTCAAATTTAGTTCTTGgtcaaaattaaacaatatgAATGGTAATGTagaaataatttagaaaataagaatttaaaattaaataatgtgtatatataatgCGGTATTATGATCCATCAATTTgagtttttcatttcttaattAGTGTCTATGCCACAGTTCGCgttacttaattttaaaaagtaatttaattagactaaaattatacttaattttctaaattgtgactaaattaataatttttaaaaaattaatcaaaacagtaaaatttcataaaaatttaaattgtttaaactattaaattcttttaaaattatcatttaacTCGTTAGGATAAGATCTCAATATAATTAGTCCCTTcttattactttaaaattttacatctTAAATTGTAGCACTATCATCattcttttattctattttcatGGAAACTTTTAATagtcaaataaaagaaaataaagtcgAATTTAGTGAAGGAACTTTTCCGAATTTATAGCTATTTTTGTCTATAccttttacaaatttaatttaaattatttttatttttatgaaaataaaagagagttgataaataaaataatttaaaaaattataataattcccaaaattctttcatattctattatcgattaatataattaaaataataaatagttatGCTCAATCATTATTGTAGTCACTTCTCTTGCTGTTATTATTCCAGCTCTcttgctattattattattattattattagaagaCAGTTAAAACACcaataaatacttaattttttaatattgttttacaatattcttttgatttgtaatttaattccaataattagcattttttatatttatttattttttcaaaaaattgcaTAACTCACTcgtttatttatatttaaaaagagttgaaacaagtaaaataaataagaatttggattaaaaaacacataaatttaacaaaaatctATATTAAGCGGCTAATTTGTTCCAAATTAAACTGTTAATtattttccttccttttatGATGGATTTGTTTTCCTTCCAATTACTTCCTTCTTTTCGAGTTAAGCTCCACCTTGCAGAGCGTCAAGGTAAAAGTCTCTCCCCCTGTCTCCCTCACAAATTGGTGGATAGTGAACCCACTGCCATGGTTGGCCCATTTGCTTTCAGTGGACACGGCATCTCCTCCttactctctttctttctcttcaaacaaatcattttttctccttcttcttcttcttcttcaaaatcgagacctattttcttttattttaaggggaaaaaaagacagaaaagaaagaatctaTGCTTGCTCACCATGTATTTGTTCCATTGCCAAAGAGAAACTGACCCCACAGAGAAAACACACAAAAAACACAACgaaacaaaacaaacaaacaaacactCTCTAGttatctctttctttctcttttttctcctcTTCTCTGTCTAtctttcaataaataattctaaaagtCGTTGAAGGATACActctttcccttttttttttttattatcttttatcgCACACacaacaaacaaaaattatatatacacacacacatatatctTTCATCAAGGGCTTCTCTTTATGCTCACCGGCGATGCCCACGCCGGTAAGCGTAGCAAGGCAATGTTTAACAGACGAAGCGGCGCGTGCACTACAGGATGCAGTATCAGTAGCGCGTCGCCGTAGTCATGCACAAACGACATCGCTCCATGCTGTCTCCGCTTTACTTGCGTTACCCTCTTCTACTCTCCGTGATGCATGTGCACGTGCTAGAAAGAGTCCGTGTTCTTCGCGCCTTCAGTTTCGCGCGTTGGAATTATGCGTAGGCGTTTCGCTTGATCGATTACCGTCGTCAAAAGCCCTAGATGAGCCACCTATATCTAATTCACTTATGGCGGCGATTAAAAGATCGCAGGCTAATCAAAGGCGACACCCTGATAATTTTCACTTGCAGCAAATTCATTGCAATCAACAGCCACCTTCCGTTTTGAAAGTTGAGTTGaagcattttattttatccattTTGGATGACCCGATTGTGAGTCGAGTTTTAGGTGAAGCTGGGTTTAGAAGTTGTGATATTAAGTTAGCTATTATTCACCCCCCGATCACACAGCCTCCGAAATTCTCACGGTCCAGGTGTCCTCCGCcgatatttttatgtaatttgaaTGGTTCGGATGTGGGTCGAGGCGGGCATGGGTACCCTTTCAGTGGGTATGATGATAGGGGCGATGAGAATTGTAGGAGAATTGGCGAAAAACTTGGCAAAGTCAAGAGCTTGTTGCTTCTTGGTGTTTGTGCTAGTGATGCTTTGAGTAGGTTTATTGAATGTGTAAATAGTGATAATAAAGGTGGGTTTTTGTTGCCCAGGGAGATTGTTGGGTTGAGTGTAGTTTCTATCGAAAAGGAGATCATTGAGTTTGTTAGtgaaggagggaatgataaagaaaaagcaaaagaaaagatgggTTTTAAGTTTGAAGAATTGAGGAATAAATTGGAGCAGTGTTTGGGTGTGGGTGTTGTGTTGAATTTTGGAGAGTTGAAGGTTTTGGTTGATGAAAATGTGTTTAGTAGTGATGCCGCCAGTTATTTGGTTGAAAAGTTAACTGGTCTGCTGGAGGACTTTAGAAACAAGTTGTGGTTGATGGGAGCTGCAGCCACATATGAAACGTATTCTAAGTTTTTAGGCAAATTTCCATCTATAGAAAAGGATTGGGATCTTCATCTTCTGCCCATTACTTCTTCTAAAAGTCCTATTGATACTTTTGGCTCTAAATCCAGGTGAGTAGtacttttgtttcttttgtcgtcttatgtttttttttctcttcccTTATCTTTCAATTAGTTATTGCAAAATCTCaaaatttctcatattgttaatattacagagatttttttccatttttttaatatgatactTTTCTCCTTTGGTGTGTAGGTACGTTTGAGTTTCGTatacataaaatattcaaGTGTGTAGCAAGAAGAtgataaaaaggaaaatttcaaaaatagttTAGAAATGGGTATTTGGATTGGTCCAAAAAGACTGGACTGTCTTAGAAttgtttcaattaatttatgttatcTTCTATGAGTGAGAATATTGTTGTTTCTTTATTCATCCTATTTGTTTAAATATGTTTTGGGCAGTTGTGCAGTTAAATGGATGCGCTCTCTGAGCTTGTCATCTGCTGActcttctttccttctttttcttttatttctctgTTATCTTTTTGTGATACTTTTCTAGGTATTTAAATCtctgcctttttttttttccttttcaatttttttaattcttaactTTTTGTACTATGCTCGTATGTCAGTATGACATGGTTCAGATGCTACTTCTTTTAGGCGTTTAGCTTGCTTTGGGTATACAATTCCACCTTCCTGTTGTTTTCTACTTTAGCATGTGATTTTAAATATAGAGttccaaagtttgtcttgatgaATCAGAAACCTCCAAACTGTACACCGATCTTCTGCTGGCCTCTCCTAtggaaataaacaaaattggCCCATAAATGTAAATTGCAATTGTCGCCATGATTGCAACacatgtattaaaatatatattagtttgtGTTATTCCCAAAGAAGTGGCAACATCTTGAAATTTCGTATGAGTTGGGAACTTTTAGGTTAATTAACTTGAAATTTGACTGCATCTGGCACTTGCATAATCCATGAAGAGAAATTTTCTGTTATATAATGTGGATAAAAAGTACTTAGTATTTGTACCAAATTCTGTTATGTCCCTCTATATCCATGCATACAGTTTAGCTTCTAACTGTTTCTAACTATTGAATCTCACAGTTCCCTCCTCATGACATACTTACAGCTTGATGGGGTCTTTTGTCCCATTCGGTGGGTTCTTTGCTACTCCATCTGATTTCAGAAGTCCATTGACCAATATAAATCAACCCGTTACTCGGTGTCACCTTTGCACTGCAAAGTATGAGCAAGAAGTATCTGCAATGCTGAAGATAGGGTCAACAATTTCAGTTGCAGATCAATACTCAGAGAATCTACCTTCTTGGTTGCAAATGGCTCAACTTGACAGAGCTAAGGGATTGGATGCAGCTAAGGTGTGTTACTCCTACATAGTtggaattatttaatttagcttATTGTGCTCATACATAAttgcaaaattttcaaacatttTACATTGCTTCattttaaaacaataatttctGTATTTTTCATTGGTTGGTATATGGCAATATTTATGTAAGAATGTGCATCATCTTCAGTGCAGACCAAAGATGATGGAACAACATTGAATGCTAAAATTACGGTGCTGCAAAGGAAGTGGAATGATATCTGCCAGCGGCTACATCATGCTCAGCCTTTCTCTAGGTTTGACATTTCGCCTGCTAGCCCACTGGTATCAGTTGATGAGGGCATTCAATATGTTGCAGATAGGAAAGaaaacagcagcagcagctgcAGCAGAGATTCAACATTTAATGAGAGTCAATGCGCAAATTTTGGTCTGGGTGTTAATATTCCATCAAAACATAGCATACCGATACCAGTATCTTCTGAAGCTGGGAATGTTAGTTTCCAGTCTAAGCTACTCGGTcagcaaaaagagaaaggtGGTCCTTGGTTTCCCCCTATCATTCTGCCCATCACAAATCTGCCTGCTGACCGCACATCATCTTCATCTGTCACTTCTGTGACTACAGATTTGGGGTTGGGAACAATTTATGCATCAAGTTCTCGGGAGCCAATTACTCCGAAATTATGTGATCATAGAGAGTATCTTCAGCGGTTTTCAGGCTTCAAATCATCCGAGTTTGAAGTTAGTGAGAGTACTTCATATCAGATTATACCATCTTCTAGGTTTTCTAATCCTTCTTCAGGAGGGCATTTTGATTATAGAGATTGCAAATCAATCACGAAAGCTCTTACTGAAAAAGTTGGCTGGCAAGAGGAAGCCATATGTGCTATTACTCGAGCCATATCTCGTTGCAAAGCTGGATATGGAAGAAGTTGTGGCTCAACTGCACGAGGCAATATTTGGCTTACTTTTCTTGGACCTGACAAAGTTGGAAAGAAACGAATTGCTTCAATGCTTGCTGAGATAATGTTTG is a genomic window of Ricinus communis isolate WT05 ecotype wild-type chromosome 2, ASM1957865v1, whole genome shotgun sequence containing:
- the LOC8270061 gene encoding protein SMAX1-LIKE 6 produces the protein MPTPVSVARQCLTDEAARALQDAVSVARRRSHAQTTSLHAVSALLALPSSTLRDACARARKSPCSSRLQFRALELCVGVSLDRLPSSKALDEPPISNSLMAAIKRSQANQRRHPDNFHLQQIHCNQQPPSVLKVELKHFILSILDDPIVSRVLGEAGFRSCDIKLAIIHPPITQPPKFSRSRCPPPIFLCNLNGSDVGRGGHGYPFSGYDDRGDENCRRIGEKLGKVKSLLLLGVCASDALSRFIECVNSDNKGGFLLPREIVGLSVVSIEKEIIEFVSEGGNDKEKAKEKMGFKFEELRNKLEQCLGVGVVLNFGELKVLVDENVFSSDAASYLVEKLTGLLEDFRNKLWLMGAAATYETYSKFLGKFPSIEKDWDLHLLPITSSKSPIDTFGSKSSLMGSFVPFGGFFATPSDFRSPLTNINQPVTRCHLCTAKYEQEVSAMLKIGSTISVADQYSENLPSWLQMAQLDRAKGLDAAKTKDDGTTLNAKITVLQRKWNDICQRLHHAQPFSRFDISPASPLVSVDEGIQYVADRKENSSSSCSRDSTFNESQCANFGLGVNIPSKHSIPIPVSSEAGNVSFQSKLLGQQKEKGGPWFPPIILPITNLPADRTSSSSVTSVTTDLGLGTIYASSSREPITPKLCDHREYLQRFSGFKSSEFEVSESTSYQIIPSSRFSNPSSGGHFDYRDCKSITKALTEKVGWQEEAICAITRAISRCKAGYGRSCGSTARGNIWLTFLGPDKVGKKRIASMLAEIMFGSHEHLISVDLRFHDGSSQLNSVFECQESNDYDVKFRGKTVVDYISMELGKRPHSVVLLENVDKADLLVQNSLSQAVRTGKFADSHGREIGINNMIFVMTSTSAVGNKSHLPQKVTIKFSEERILGAKSWQMKMLIKHAAEGSNRGSEMTMKFSRLVTSTASPVNKRKLDGASDTAEQDFSNEAKKQAHKLFGPSLDLNLPVEETEENNDSGSCGSDSISENSQAWLDDFLDQVDEKVVFKPFNFDGLAEKIVREISTHFHKAFGTEVPLEIDDEVMVQILAASWLSDRSRAVEDWVEEVVGRGFMEARQKYGINVQYIVKLVACTGLLVEERAPGICLPARINL